A genomic segment from Polyangium mundeleinium encodes:
- a CDS encoding DUF1501 domain-containing protein has protein sequence MSQKGQFSRRTLLGALGAASGALLLDGLLGLRHARADNVDPDSAPLLVMCEFTGGWDTLYSLDPRNHHDFGEPAGGIYTGFDMVTDGPTKKVIEDETGGTGLVKPVGSSVAYGPTMSKLANTHSKDLCVVRGMSMGTLTHEVGRRYFLTGKFPRGLAASGSSLETWWAAASGLLDHHEIPNLVAGGAETYNEGLSPLASGLSVPSYNEMLQVLRPLNASLSLDGKVEQAASKFHHDEYCLHQQLDARGKQISTHLSAWRSAQTLANGGLWKHFDFKPNPPATSQLAKLYETFGVNPANPGATLAGQPKGQAALAAQALVNGISQVVLLRLVNVTDAHFDDDWPSNHPARQRAGFDAVSDLITYLKNTLDGSGKPYWDRTTLLCFSEFARTPRINQQGGRDHHLASSCLVAGKGIRGNMAIGATRDANYDVRPINLDTGAPDDEMGTIVKPSDVHATILTAAGLPYDHISNQDPKLIKAMLKNP, from the coding sequence ATGAGCCAAAAAGGCCAGTTTTCACGACGCACGCTCCTCGGCGCGCTCGGCGCCGCGAGCGGCGCGCTCCTCCTCGACGGTCTGCTCGGCCTGCGCCACGCGCGCGCGGACAACGTCGATCCGGACAGCGCCCCGCTCCTCGTGATGTGCGAGTTCACGGGCGGATGGGACACGCTGTATTCCCTCGACCCGCGCAACCACCACGATTTCGGCGAGCCCGCAGGAGGCATTTATACGGGCTTCGACATGGTGACCGACGGGCCGACGAAGAAGGTCATCGAGGACGAGACGGGCGGCACGGGCCTCGTGAAGCCCGTGGGTTCGAGCGTCGCCTACGGGCCCACGATGTCGAAGCTCGCGAACACGCATTCCAAGGATCTCTGCGTCGTGCGTGGCATGAGCATGGGCACGCTGACGCACGAGGTCGGGCGGCGGTATTTCCTCACGGGCAAGTTCCCGCGGGGCCTCGCCGCGAGCGGCAGCTCCCTGGAGACGTGGTGGGCGGCGGCCTCGGGCCTGCTCGACCATCACGAGATCCCGAACCTCGTCGCGGGCGGCGCGGAGACGTACAACGAGGGGCTCTCGCCGCTCGCGAGCGGGCTCTCGGTGCCGAGCTACAACGAGATGCTGCAGGTGCTGCGGCCGCTCAATGCGTCGCTCTCGCTCGACGGCAAGGTGGAGCAGGCCGCGTCCAAGTTCCACCACGACGAGTATTGCCTGCACCAGCAACTCGACGCCCGGGGCAAGCAGATCTCGACGCACCTGTCGGCGTGGCGCTCGGCGCAGACGCTGGCGAACGGCGGGCTCTGGAAGCATTTCGATTTCAAGCCGAACCCGCCCGCCACGAGCCAGCTCGCGAAGCTCTACGAGACGTTCGGCGTGAACCCGGCGAACCCGGGCGCGACGCTCGCGGGGCAGCCGAAGGGCCAGGCCGCGCTCGCGGCGCAGGCGCTCGTGAATGGCATTTCGCAGGTGGTCCTCCTGCGACTCGTCAACGTCACGGACGCCCATTTCGACGACGATTGGCCGTCGAACCACCCGGCACGGCAGCGGGCGGGCTTCGACGCGGTGAGTGATCTCATCACGTACCTGAAGAACACGCTCGATGGAAGCGGCAAGCCCTACTGGGATCGGACGACGCTGCTCTGCTTCTCGGAGTTCGCGCGCACGCCGCGGATCAACCAGCAAGGCGGCCGTGATCACCACCTCGCGTCGTCGTGCCTCGTCGCGGGCAAGGGCATCCGGGGCAACATGGCGATCGGCGCGACGAGAGACGCGAACTACGACGTGCGCCCGATCAACCTCGACACCGGCGCGCCGGACGACGAAATGGGCACGATCGTAAAACCGTCGGACGTGCACGCGACCATCCTCACGGCCGCGGGTTTGCCCTACGATCACATCTCGAACCAGGATCCCAAGCTCATCAAGGCGATGCTGAAGAACCCCTGA
- a CDS encoding RCC1 domain-containing protein: MSLAAAACGGGGAGAGGSGGSGGAGGSGGGAGSGGTGGDPFAVDECALGLDDCAPDAQCVDTPGFYTCTCKPGYEGDGKTCADVDECTTLFHDCDTNATCTNLPGAFQCACPAGFSGDGKTCDAKYSSVSAGQYHACAIRTDKTLHCWGLNTSGQVGTGTSDQVFLRPVPASGATNWVSVSAGGTFTCALDETKRISCFGSGSVGQIGDGLGVAQSTPAIGAGGYEDWVSFSAGSTHACGIRMGGALYCWGQNNRGQIGDNTTNNALSPVLVDAGPWSMVSAGTEFTCGVKENGTLHCWGFNNARQLGDNTNAGQRLVPTQEFTAATNWASVSTGNAFTCAAKTDGTRHCWGANSVGQVGDGLLVTVLTPKAADMATDWSANLELGDLAACGQKQSGELHCWGDGSVGQTGQPDNEAPTLTPLPASSITDWVSFSSGLRFACGVRQTGDLLCWGSASRGALGLGYSADRTEVTPVSADTDWERVDTQLDNGCGIRTGGKLFCWGRNVYGHLGDGTTRTRVTPVEIGAGKVWKRITLGRTHSCGIASDGGGPDVPYCWGLDGNGELGNGPVVTAQLLPTAVNATAGNESPWVEIAAGYNHTCAVRQDKTLWCWGRNASGQLGDASTANRPDPKQVAPAEPADWLDVVAGGDFTCGLREGGNVSCWGLNNLGHLGQGDIVSPVNVPKPVPGTYAAIDAGANHTCGVRLDGTLWCWGRNNNGELGLGNAITPMMTPMQVGNATDWARPFLGQGLSTCATKKNGDLYCWGVGSFGQLALGNLTSFNAPQKVPSLGPWKVLSLGNEHTCGIAQDGVLSCWGAAYYGQLGSGLPFLSTPTPVLDPI, translated from the coding sequence GTGTCGCTCGCCGCCGCCGCGTGCGGAGGCGGGGGCGCAGGCGCAGGCGGGAGCGGAGGAAGCGGCGGCGCAGGCGGAAGCGGTGGCGGAGCCGGGAGCGGCGGCACGGGCGGCGATCCCTTCGCCGTCGATGAATGCGCACTCGGCCTCGACGATTGCGCGCCCGACGCCCAATGCGTCGATACGCCAGGATTTTACACCTGCACGTGCAAGCCCGGGTACGAGGGCGATGGCAAGACGTGCGCGGACGTCGACGAATGCACGACGCTCTTCCACGACTGCGATACGAACGCCACCTGCACGAACCTGCCGGGCGCGTTCCAGTGCGCCTGCCCCGCGGGCTTCTCCGGGGACGGCAAGACCTGCGACGCGAAGTATTCGTCCGTGTCCGCCGGCCAATACCACGCCTGCGCGATCCGCACCGACAAGACCCTGCATTGCTGGGGCCTCAACACGAGCGGGCAGGTCGGCACCGGCACGTCGGACCAGGTCTTCTTGCGCCCCGTGCCCGCCTCCGGCGCGACGAACTGGGTCTCCGTGAGCGCGGGCGGCACGTTCACCTGCGCGCTCGACGAGACCAAGCGCATCTCGTGTTTTGGCTCGGGGAGCGTCGGCCAGATCGGCGACGGCCTCGGCGTCGCGCAATCCACGCCGGCCATCGGCGCGGGCGGCTACGAAGACTGGGTGTCCTTCAGCGCCGGCTCGACCCACGCTTGCGGAATCCGGATGGGCGGCGCGTTGTATTGCTGGGGCCAGAACAACCGCGGCCAGATCGGCGACAACACCACGAACAACGCGCTCTCGCCCGTGCTCGTCGACGCGGGCCCGTGGTCGATGGTCTCGGCGGGGACGGAGTTCACCTGCGGCGTCAAGGAGAACGGGACGCTTCATTGCTGGGGCTTCAACAATGCCCGCCAGCTCGGCGACAACACGAACGCCGGCCAGCGGCTCGTGCCCACGCAGGAGTTCACCGCCGCCACCAACTGGGCGAGTGTATCGACGGGCAACGCGTTCACCTGCGCCGCGAAGACCGACGGGACGCGCCATTGCTGGGGCGCGAACTCCGTCGGGCAGGTCGGCGACGGCTTGCTCGTGACGGTCCTCACGCCCAAAGCCGCCGACATGGCCACGGATTGGTCCGCGAACCTGGAGCTCGGCGACCTCGCCGCCTGCGGCCAGAAGCAGAGCGGCGAGCTCCATTGCTGGGGGGATGGCAGCGTCGGACAAACCGGCCAGCCGGACAACGAGGCGCCGACCCTGACCCCCTTGCCCGCCTCCAGCATCACCGACTGGGTCTCGTTCTCCAGCGGCCTGCGCTTCGCCTGCGGCGTCCGGCAAACCGGCGACCTCCTCTGCTGGGGCTCGGCGAGCCGCGGCGCCCTCGGGTTGGGGTATTCCGCGGACCGGACCGAGGTCACACCCGTCTCCGCCGATACCGACTGGGAGCGGGTCGACACGCAGCTCGACAATGGTTGCGGCATTCGCACCGGCGGAAAGCTCTTCTGCTGGGGCCGCAACGTCTACGGCCACCTCGGCGACGGCACGACGCGCACGCGCGTCACGCCCGTGGAGATCGGCGCGGGCAAGGTCTGGAAGCGGATCACGCTCGGCCGCACGCACTCCTGCGGCATCGCGAGCGACGGCGGCGGCCCGGATGTCCCGTATTGCTGGGGCCTCGACGGAAACGGCGAGCTCGGCAATGGGCCGGTCGTGACGGCCCAGCTCCTCCCCACGGCCGTGAATGCCACCGCCGGCAATGAATCGCCCTGGGTCGAGATCGCGGCGGGATACAACCACACCTGCGCCGTGCGTCAGGACAAGACCCTCTGGTGCTGGGGCCGCAACGCGAGCGGCCAGCTCGGCGACGCCTCCACGGCGAACCGGCCGGATCCGAAGCAGGTCGCCCCGGCCGAGCCCGCCGATTGGCTCGACGTCGTGGCGGGCGGCGATTTCACCTGCGGCCTCCGCGAAGGCGGCAACGTGTCTTGCTGGGGCCTGAACAACCTCGGCCACCTCGGGCAGGGCGACATCGTCTCCCCCGTGAACGTGCCGAAGCCCGTCCCGGGGACGTACGCGGCGATCGACGCGGGCGCGAATCACACCTGCGGCGTGCGCCTCGACGGCACCCTCTGGTGCTGGGGCCGCAACAACAACGGCGAGCTCGGCCTCGGCAATGCCATCACCCCGATGATGACACCCATGCAGGTCGGCAATGCGACCGACTGGGCGCGGCCGTTCCTCGGGCAAGGGTTGTCCACCTGCGCCACGAAGAAAAACGGCGACCTTTATTGCTGGGGCGTCGGCTCCTTCGGCCAGCTCGCCCTCGGCAACCTGACGAGCTTCAACGCGCCGCAGAAGGTGCCGAGCCTCGGCCCGTGGAAAGTCCTCTCCCTCGGCAACGAGCACACCTGCGGCATCGCGCAGGACGGCGTGCTCTCCTGCTGGGGCGCGGCGTATTACGGGCAGCTCGGCAGCGGCCTGCCGTTCCTCTCGACGCCGACGCCCGTGCTCGATCCCATCTGA
- a CDS encoding VWA domain-containing protein — MIEGEVPSPRAAGQILLRASPAGLRASPAGLRAALTGATHRGGGAARSRFVASRVLAADIFDDIDGRMAEARRFCDIAPLTRLDVTPARLLRSAGSEGKSMRNGWFSSGVSRVVCAAALSGAWIAACSATGGDTEFNNSSGDNGSGAANAGGHGGDGGGFIPAGAGGSGNAGSGGGDSCAATKNKAQQVPLDMYIMFDQSSSMSDNSKWTSTKAALKAFVEQPAAAGIGVGIQYFPQSSGVVCPVIPFCNTDADCGPAACGPCAAPAPGFPIKTCSTAGGDSCKPSDYAVPDVPIAPLPAVGTTIMNSINAHSPSGSSTPTGPALQGAVDYAKQWATLNPTHTTVVVLATDGEPTGCSASITSVNAAADAFNGVPSIKTFVIGVGDIASLNSVAAAGGTGSAFIVDGSQGATEEFLKAMNEIRGAALSCSYLIPQPPPGDDIDYNAINVEYTPESGISVVIPQVKSAADCPAAGLAWYYDVPGAPKQIMFCDATCSQVAKDTKAEIDVLVGCATIVK, encoded by the coding sequence ATGATCGAAGGGGAGGTACCGTCGCCGCGGGCTGCGGGCCAAATTCTTCTACGCGCCTCGCCGGCGGGGCTACGCGCCTCGCCGGCGGGGTTACGCGCTGCGCTGACGGGAGCGACGCACCGCGGCGGCGGGGCGGCGCGCTCACGCTTCGTGGCGTCGAGGGTGCTCGCCGCGGACATTTTCGACGACATCGACGGACGCATGGCCGAAGCGCGTCGTTTTTGTGACATCGCCCCGCTCACCAGGCTTGACGTGACGCCCGCTCGGCTGCTCCGATCCGCGGGTTCGGAGGGCAAAAGCATGCGAAACGGGTGGTTCTCTTCGGGTGTTTCGAGGGTCGTTTGCGCGGCGGCGCTGTCCGGCGCGTGGATCGCGGCTTGCTCGGCGACGGGTGGCGACACGGAATTCAACAATTCGAGCGGCGACAATGGCTCCGGCGCGGCCAACGCCGGGGGCCATGGAGGCGACGGCGGCGGTTTCATCCCGGCTGGGGCCGGCGGCAGCGGCAACGCAGGCTCGGGCGGCGGCGATAGCTGCGCCGCCACGAAAAACAAGGCTCAGCAGGTGCCGCTCGACATGTACATCATGTTCGACCAGTCCTCCTCGATGAGCGACAACTCGAAGTGGACCTCGACGAAGGCGGCCCTCAAGGCGTTCGTCGAGCAGCCTGCCGCCGCGGGGATCGGCGTCGGTATCCAGTATTTCCCACAGTCGAGCGGGGTCGTCTGTCCCGTTATCCCATTCTGCAATACGGACGCCGATTGCGGGCCGGCCGCCTGCGGCCCCTGCGCCGCGCCCGCGCCCGGCTTCCCCATCAAGACCTGCTCGACCGCCGGCGGCGATTCGTGCAAGCCCTCCGACTACGCCGTGCCCGACGTGCCGATCGCCCCGCTGCCGGCGGTCGGGACGACGATCATGAACTCGATCAACGCCCATTCCCCGTCCGGGAGCAGCACGCCGACCGGGCCGGCGCTCCAGGGCGCGGTCGATTATGCCAAGCAATGGGCGACCTTGAACCCCACGCACACGACGGTCGTCGTGCTCGCGACGGACGGGGAGCCGACCGGCTGCTCGGCCAGCATCACCTCCGTCAATGCCGCGGCGGATGCATTCAACGGCGTGCCCAGCATCAAGACCTTCGTCATCGGCGTCGGCGACATCGCGAGCCTGAACAGCGTCGCCGCGGCCGGCGGGACGGGGTCGGCGTTCATCGTCGACGGGAGCCAGGGTGCGACCGAGGAGTTCCTCAAGGCGATGAACGAGATTCGCGGCGCCGCGCTCTCGTGCTCGTACCTCATTCCGCAGCCGCCGCCCGGCGACGACATCGATTACAACGCGATCAACGTCGAGTACACGCCGGAGTCGGGGATCTCGGTCGTCATCCCGCAGGTGAAATCAGCGGCCGACTGCCCCGCGGCGGGTCTCGCCTGGTACTACGACGTCCCCGGGGCGCCGAAGCAGATCATGTTCTGCGACGCGACGTGCTCGCAGGTCGCGAAGGACACGAAGGCCGAGATCGACGTCCTTGTCGGCTGCGCGACCATCGTGAAGTGA
- a CDS encoding peptidylprolyl isomerase yields the protein MRIPMLSPRSALLLVPALLLACQDPPPAPAPATSAAPAAAPTPTPTAAPAPTPEKAAAAPEKPPEWIAAQHVLVAYKGAKNAPKTVTRSKADAKKRADEVAAKAKAGDDFTALVKEYSDDAATAERLGSLGKFKADGMVKPFSDAAFALKVDETSGVVETPFGFHVIKRNQ from the coding sequence ATGAGGATCCCCATGCTCTCCCCGCGCTCTGCGCTTTTGCTCGTTCCCGCGCTGCTCCTCGCCTGCCAGGATCCGCCGCCGGCCCCCGCGCCCGCCACGTCCGCGGCGCCCGCGGCCGCACCCACGCCCACGCCGACGGCGGCGCCCGCGCCCACGCCCGAGAAGGCCGCGGCCGCGCCGGAAAAACCCCCGGAGTGGATCGCGGCCCAGCACGTGCTCGTCGCGTACAAGGGCGCGAAGAACGCGCCGAAGACGGTGACGCGCTCGAAGGCGGACGCAAAAAAGCGGGCGGACGAGGTCGCCGCCAAAGCGAAGGCGGGCGACGATTTCACGGCGCTCGTGAAGGAGTATTCGGACGACGCGGCGACGGCGGAGAGGCTCGGCAGCCTCGGGAAGTTCAAGGCGGATGGAATGGTCAAACCCTTCAGCGACGCGGCGTTCGCGCTGAAGGTGGACGAGACGAGCGGCGTGGTGGAGACGCCGTTCGGGTTTCACGTGATCAAGCGCAACCAGTAA
- a CDS encoding metallophosphoesterase, producing MADFGRSLSRTRRLVASSLVLGCLGPLAIVSCSSGDAVNTSTTTGGTATTGAGAAGAGGAGNGGAGSGGAGATGGAGGAGAAGGAGGTGSSSTSSTGNGGTGGGPAAKVVRLLAIGDTGEGNEAQHAVADRMNEKCEKVGGCDAVLVNGDNFYDNGVASVNDPQWGEKFEAPYDRPNLHGVPFYAVLGNHDHGPTSSGNKQAQIDYASLPLGSGPGMRPSDKWHMPASWYDVTIGHVHLFALDTVDFLNGTQKDQMSAKVKASKATWKLVFGHHPRFTSGEHFWDNNLLGIAGMFAFQQAIYCGADMFMAGHDHNLEFIDKGRDGDCPGTHFVVSGAGAKTRDTFEFVPKDERQLYFSDDFEGFAYLEFDGPKLSFEFIDRSGAVVFSKTMTK from the coding sequence ATGGCTGACTTCGGACGCTCTCTTTCGCGAACGCGGCGCCTCGTCGCCTCGTCTCTCGTCCTGGGCTGTCTCGGGCCTCTGGCGATCGTGAGCTGCAGCTCGGGGGACGCGGTGAACACGTCCACGACCACGGGCGGCACGGCGACCACCGGCGCGGGCGCGGCGGGCGCCGGCGGCGCGGGGAATGGAGGCGCCGGGAGCGGCGGCGCCGGGGCCACGGGCGGAGCGGGCGGGGCGGGCGCGGCGGGTGGTGCAGGCGGGACGGGCAGCTCGTCGACGTCGAGCACGGGCAATGGCGGCACGGGCGGAGGCCCGGCGGCGAAGGTGGTCCGTCTGCTCGCGATCGGCGACACGGGCGAGGGCAATGAGGCCCAGCACGCCGTCGCCGATCGAATGAACGAGAAATGCGAGAAGGTGGGCGGCTGCGACGCTGTGCTCGTGAACGGCGACAACTTCTACGACAACGGCGTGGCGAGCGTGAACGACCCGCAATGGGGCGAGAAGTTCGAGGCGCCCTACGACCGGCCGAACCTCCATGGGGTGCCGTTCTACGCGGTGCTCGGCAACCACGATCACGGCCCCACGTCGAGCGGGAACAAGCAAGCGCAGATCGACTACGCGTCCTTGCCGCTCGGGAGCGGCCCCGGGATGCGGCCGAGCGACAAATGGCACATGCCCGCGTCGTGGTACGACGTCACGATCGGCCACGTGCACCTCTTCGCGCTCGACACGGTCGATTTCCTGAACGGGACGCAGAAGGACCAGATGAGCGCCAAGGTGAAAGCCTCGAAGGCGACGTGGAAGCTCGTCTTCGGCCACCACCCGCGCTTCACCTCGGGCGAGCATTTCTGGGACAACAACCTGCTCGGCATCGCGGGGATGTTCGCGTTCCAGCAGGCGATCTATTGCGGCGCGGACATGTTCATGGCTGGGCACGACCACAACCTGGAGTTCATCGACAAGGGCCGCGACGGCGACTGCCCCGGCACGCATTTCGTGGTGAGCGGCGCAGGCGCGAAGACCCGCGACACGTTCGAGTTCGTCCCGAAGGACGAGAGGCAGCTCTACTTCTCGGACGACTTCGAAGGGTTCGCCTACCTGGAGTTCGACGGGCCGAAGCTCTCGTTCGAGTTCATCGACAGAAGCGGGGCCGTGGTCTTCTCGAAGACGATGACGAAATGA
- a CDS encoding RCC1 domain-containing protein produces the protein MHRSARSFFPFLWATIVLAGCSGGGGEGTPSGEGGSGAGGSGGAGGSSSSTGGAGGAGGQGGATCGPCGENASCDASGACVCAAGFVNDDGDCVDVDECTEQLDDCHSTAACANTVGSFTCACPPGTVGDPKTGCAERFVEITAAAYHTCARRMDNSIFCFGAGGGGRLGNGLGANQSAPVRAGAADNWIRVVAGSAHTCGIKKTGTLWCWGTNNFGQLGLGYTDNQTLPAFLSLERTFSSVAAGDNHTCAVESDGGLFCFGRNQAGQLGINNLDNKLELSPVSVDPLAATPDKDWKEVFAGRDTTCATKQDGRLYCWGQNNELQVSKVGGGSVNAPFLVETAPMAADADWATAAIGFTTCAVKKDGRLYCWGRGNEGQLGTALGPATAAPVAIGAGKVWKRVRANAFHLCALDDQNALHCWGRNQAAQISGEAPGWVTAPIDVAPGTKWLDFAVGVVHSGGVTTEGRVVTWGSRIYGQLGDGAMSLWTATANIGADTTYTNVVAYGESACAVSGAGELQCWGNNESGQLGFGDNKTRSAPAKVDFEAVATAAPGRQHTCILTATGKLACSGRNAQGQLGRGTNTPATSFAEILKTGKPYEALQWKELAAGEEHNCGIATNGTLWCWGRSNEGQVGMKNPALGNLIQLELVAGEAPPTDWVSVAAGQYHTCAARATGSLYCWGRNVEGQIGNGTPAAGKTAPYSLGDDWKGPVAAGVNHTCAIKKDGTLWCWGRNANNQIGDNTAVDRPSPVQIGSATDWAFVVAGNASTCAGKVGGGVQCWGANNVGQLGLGDTGQRKVPTALSGVFVATTLGFSHACGVTQAGNLACWGSGEIGQNARGDGLAFAPVPIAASY, from the coding sequence ATGCATCGAAGCGCGCGTTCTTTCTTTCCTTTCCTCTGGGCAACGATCGTCCTCGCCGGGTGCTCCGGCGGGGGCGGGGAAGGCACGCCTTCGGGCGAGGGCGGCTCCGGCGCGGGCGGCTCCGGCGGCGCGGGCGGTTCGTCGTCGTCGACCGGCGGCGCGGGCGGCGCCGGGGGTCAAGGCGGCGCGACCTGCGGGCCCTGCGGCGAGAATGCGAGCTGCGACGCGAGCGGCGCGTGCGTCTGTGCCGCCGGATTCGTGAACGACGACGGCGATTGCGTGGACGTCGACGAGTGCACCGAGCAGCTCGACGATTGCCATTCGACCGCCGCTTGCGCGAATACGGTCGGCTCGTTCACGTGCGCCTGCCCTCCGGGCACCGTGGGGGATCCGAAGACCGGCTGCGCGGAGCGCTTCGTCGAGATCACCGCGGCGGCGTATCACACCTGCGCGCGCCGCATGGACAACTCGATCTTCTGCTTCGGCGCCGGCGGCGGCGGCCGGCTCGGCAATGGCCTCGGCGCGAACCAATCCGCGCCCGTGCGGGCTGGCGCGGCGGACAACTGGATTCGTGTCGTCGCGGGCTCGGCGCATACCTGCGGGATCAAAAAGACCGGCACGCTCTGGTGCTGGGGCACGAACAATTTCGGCCAGCTCGGGCTCGGGTATACCGACAACCAGACGCTCCCGGCGTTCCTCTCCCTCGAACGCACGTTCTCGAGCGTCGCCGCGGGCGACAACCATACCTGCGCCGTGGAGAGCGACGGCGGCCTCTTCTGCTTCGGGCGCAACCAGGCGGGGCAGCTCGGGATCAACAACCTCGACAACAAGCTCGAGCTCTCGCCCGTGAGCGTCGATCCGCTCGCGGCGACGCCGGACAAGGACTGGAAGGAGGTCTTTGCCGGCCGCGACACGACGTGCGCGACGAAGCAGGACGGCCGGCTTTATTGCTGGGGGCAAAACAACGAGCTTCAGGTTTCGAAGGTCGGCGGCGGCTCCGTGAACGCGCCGTTCCTCGTGGAAACGGCGCCGATGGCGGCGGACGCCGATTGGGCGACGGCCGCGATCGGCTTCACCACGTGCGCCGTGAAGAAGGACGGGCGGCTGTATTGCTGGGGCCGCGGGAACGAAGGCCAGCTCGGGACCGCGCTCGGGCCGGCGACGGCGGCGCCCGTGGCGATTGGCGCGGGCAAGGTCTGGAAGCGCGTGCGCGCCAATGCCTTCCACCTCTGCGCGCTCGACGATCAGAACGCCCTGCATTGCTGGGGCCGCAACCAGGCCGCGCAGATCTCGGGTGAGGCGCCGGGCTGGGTGACCGCGCCGATCGACGTCGCGCCGGGGACGAAGTGGCTCGATTTCGCGGTCGGCGTCGTGCACAGCGGCGGCGTCACCACGGAGGGCCGCGTGGTCACCTGGGGATCGCGCATCTACGGCCAGCTCGGCGACGGCGCGATGAGCCTGTGGACCGCGACCGCCAACATCGGCGCGGACACGACCTATACGAACGTCGTCGCGTACGGCGAATCGGCCTGCGCCGTGAGCGGCGCGGGCGAGCTTCAATGCTGGGGCAACAACGAGAGCGGCCAGCTCGGCTTCGGCGACAACAAGACCCGCTCCGCCCCGGCGAAGGTCGATTTCGAGGCCGTCGCGACGGCCGCCCCCGGCCGCCAGCACACCTGCATCCTCACGGCCACGGGCAAGCTCGCCTGCTCGGGCCGCAATGCGCAGGGCCAGCTCGGCCGGGGGACGAACACCCCGGCGACGTCGTTCGCCGAGATCCTGAAGACGGGCAAGCCTTACGAGGCGCTCCAGTGGAAGGAGCTCGCCGCGGGCGAGGAGCACAACTGCGGCATCGCGACGAATGGGACGCTCTGGTGCTGGGGGCGCAGCAACGAGGGGCAGGTGGGCATGAAAAATCCGGCCCTCGGCAACCTCATCCAGCTCGAGCTCGTCGCCGGCGAGGCGCCGCCCACCGATTGGGTGAGCGTGGCGGCCGGTCAATACCACACGTGCGCTGCACGGGCCACGGGGTCGCTTTATTGCTGGGGTCGGAACGTGGAAGGGCAAATCGGCAATGGGACGCCGGCGGCCGGCAAGACCGCGCCGTATTCGCTGGGCGACGACTGGAAGGGGCCCGTGGCCGCCGGCGTCAACCATACCTGCGCGATCAAGAAGGACGGCACGCTCTGGTGCTGGGGCCGGAACGCGAACAACCAGATCGGGGACAACACAGCCGTCGATCGCCCGTCCCCCGTGCAGATCGGCTCGGCCACGGACTGGGCCTTCGTCGTCGCGGGCAACGCGTCGACGTGCGCCGGCAAGGTGGGCGGTGGCGTGCAATGCTGGGGCGCGAACAATGTCGGCCAGCTCGGGCTCGGGGACACGGGCCAGCGCAAGGTGCCGACCGCGCTCTCGGGGGTGTTCGTCGCGACGACCCTCGGCTTCAGCCATGCCTGCGGCGTCACGCAGGCGGGCAACCTCGCGTGCTGGGGATCCGGGGAGATCGGTCAAAATGCGCGCGGCGACGGGCTCGCGTTCGCGCCCGTCCCCATCGCGGCGTCCTATTGA